CTAAAATTATTACGGCTTTTTTGATCATACCGCCGCCTTATTAATGCCCGCTAGGAGTTTGTTTGTTGGGCTGATTTTTGCTAGTCCCTCTTTAAATTCAAGCGCTGGGATTGGCTCTTTATCCATCCCGATAAAATAAACCTTGTCAAATTTACCGCTTTGGTTACTAAAGCTATTTTCTCTCTCGTGTTTGCCGATTAGATATGCCGGTGCTGTTTGGTTTGGCTTTGAGTAGGTTTTGTAAAGCTTTTTAAACTCCCATTTTTTAAAATCCTCCCACTCTTTGCCCTTTAAATTTCCCACAGCTTCCCAGCCACCAGCCGCCTTTACTACGCTCATAATGGCGTTGTCGCTAAAGCAGACGCTGCGGTCAGGGCCGTATTTGTTTATCGCGTAAATCAAATCGTCTAAGGCTAGTTGCGCCTTGCTTTCAAAGTCGCCCTCTACAGCCTCTATAATCTCGGCGATCGTCGGCATATTTGAGTATTTGCGGCTTTGCCTTAGCTCTCTTAGCCCGCGTTTTAACTCACTCGCTTCAAGATGTCCCAAATCCTCAAAGTAAAGTGCTATAACCGCCTTGCTTAGGTCGGCTTTGTAGTATTCAACTACCGGCATAAATACGCCGTAAAATTCTTGTATTGTCATTTGAAATCTCCTACTAGGTGTCCTTGTCCGTTTGCGATCATATCCTTAGCCAGCTCGTCAAAAGCTCGCATCGTGTTTAGTGTGCCTTGATTTAGGCCGTGTGGGTTTGTCGTAGCATTGTTTGGCACGTTGCGCCCGCTACCCCCTTGCGTCTTTGGTTTAAACACCCCTTGCCACTCATTTGCCATTGCCTCTCGTATGCAGGCATTGACGTCTATGCCCTCGCTATGCCATCTGCTCCACTCGCTAAATTTCATCTCGATACCTTGCTTGCTAAGTTTTTCTTTGCGCTCTTTTTTGTAGGCTAGGTATTGCTCCCATAAAGCGGGGTCAAGAAAATCGGGCAAAACTTGCGTAGGGGGTAAGGGGGTAGAATTTAAAGCTTGTATTTTTAAAGGCTTGTAATTTTCACTGCTTGTATTATTCATTCGCGCGCATACATTATATGGCGGACGGCAAATTTTCCGTTCGCTGTCCCTATTTTTTCCGTTGGCGACGGTATTTTTTCCGTTGGCGAACGGTAAATCAGCCGAATTTATATCACTTTTTTCATCTATTCCGTTGGCGAACGGCAAATTTTCCGTTGGCGATTGATTTGCTTTTTCAAGTGCTAAAATTCTAATTTTTCTATTTGTGATTACTGCTCCAAATTTTTCAACTTCAGTTTCAATGTAGCCGTATTTTTTTAGCTTTGTTATACCGGCAGAGATTGTGTCGGCTGATTTGCCTAACTTTTCACCTAAGTACTCATTACTAGCGTGGCAGTAGCCATTTTTAGCCGATAGTGATGAGATTAAAAGAAGCAGTCTAAGTTCGTTTTGTATCTTATCATCAAACAGCCACGAGTTAAAACAGATGGCATATCCGTTTTGTAGATCATCGCTCATTTTTACCCCCTTCTGCTAAATATACAAACACCGGCAACACAGCGAACGCAAAGCCGACAAATAATACCCTTCCTATCCCCCAGTTCATGTGAAAAGTCAAAAAAGACATAATCAGCATAAAAAAGAAAACAAAAAGACCCACTCCCCCCAAAAACGCAATAAGCACATATCCTTTGTCGCACGCATTTTTATACGCGTCTTGAAACAAATTAGGTATTTTTAGCATCACGCTACCCTTTCTACTGCTTTTAAAATTTCCGCACTATGCCCCGTGATCGCATCTTTTTTCGTGCCGACCACTCTTAAATAGCCCTCGTGCAGTAATTCATTTACTCTGCCGCATACGCTACATTCCTTTTGGATATACCAGCGCGCTATCTCTTGTCTTGTCGCGCCGTTTTCGTGTTGCAAAAATAACTCGTATATCATCTTGCGCTTGCCGCGCAAAAACGGCTTGATCTCTCTATACGCCTGTCTTGAAGTTTGTGCTATCATTTATGTTCCTAATTTAATTTTATTCTCTTGCGCTTTTAAAATTTGTCTAACTATCATCTCTACTACATTTACGCTCATCGCTCTGGCGCGCCTATGCCGCTAAATACGGTCGCGATAGTCATTTTTTAGCCTTTTTGCTCTGTTTTTCGGATAATTTTTTCTCCGCTAAAAACGGTTTTATTTCTAAGCCCCATTTGTTTTCAGGGTGTTTTGTCCTGCCGTACAAGCTTATTCTTAGCCTTGCATATTTGCTTGGCTTTTTATCGTTTGTGCCAGCCAAATAAACTACCGTCGATGAACGACAAATACCATTATCCATCAAATCCAATGCTAATTTTTCTCTATAACATAACTTTTTCATAACAAAAATATTACCTATTGTTAGATTAAATATAACTTAAAGTTATTTGCTTTTTTTAGAAAATAGTTATAAAATATTACAAAACGTAATTTTTAGTAAAAGGAAAGTGGATGAAAACATTTGCCCTAAAGATAGAGGAAGTACTAAAAGATAAAAATATAAATACGGTACAGCTAGCTGAAAAGCTAGGCGTTTCGCAGTCGCTAGTCAGTCAGTGGCTATCAGGCGAAAAAAGAACAAGAAAATTTTTAAAACCATTAGCTGATTTTTCTGGTCGCCCTATTGAATATTTTTTAGATGACAACATAGAAACAGTAGAGCAGTTAAAAAGTGAGATAAAAGACGACAACGACACGGTTTACGTGCCGTTTTTCAAAGATGGCGTTGTGTCAGCTGGCTTTGGTGCGGAAAATGACGACCTAGGAGAGCCTGATTTATTGCCATTTAAACCAGAGGATTTAAGGATAATGTTTAATGTAAGCCCAAAGGCTAAAATAGGAATAATCCCTTGCTTTGGTAACTCAATGGAGCCGACAATAATGGAAAGCGATTTGGTGGTATTTTGCCACGATGGGCAGGAGGCAATAGAGGGCGCGATATATGTTTGCAGATATGACAACGAGCTATTAGTTAAAAGGTTTAAAAAGCGCCCATATTTTGCGCTAATAAGCGACAATAGAGACTACGAGCCGATTAAGATAGAGGAGCTTTTAACAGTTGAAATTATCGGTCGCGTTGTAGGCTCATATTCTATAAATTCAAAGAGATTTTAGAGGGAAATTTTTATAAAAAGGAGAAACAATGCAAGAATTTGAAATTAGTTCGGTTGCCGATTTGATTGAGGCTAAGGATTTTATGATCCGAAATCAAAATGATATTAAAATAACAAATATTTCAGAGCTTGAATATAAAATTAAGCTCAGCGGAGGAAGATACGATAACTATAATTTTGAGTATATCGATGCTGACGTGGCAAGAATAATTTTAGAATATCAAGAGCAATATAATAATTTTGTTACTGCATTAGAAAAACGCTTCAATATTCAAATACCTCAAAGCCAAAAAGTGCTAAAATTCAAGCTTGAAAAAGGTTGTTTGGAAATTTCTACAGATCTAAAAGATATTATAAAAGAAGGATTTAAACACATGAACGGTTGGCATATAATGGTTGTTTTTATTATTGCCATTGGCGGATGGTATGCTAGGGATAGTTATCACAAATACATAGAATTAGAACAAAGTAAGGTAAAATTAGAACAAAGTAAAATAGAATTGGAACAAAGTAAAATAGCAAGCGAACAAGAGGTTAAGGATAAAGAGATAGAAAAAGAAAAACTTAGTATCGTTCTAAGCAATATTAACGACCTTGTATCAGGCAGAGAGCTACAAGAACCTGCCAACCGTGCAAAAAAAGCCATTGCAGCTACACTACAAGAAGGGGAGAGGGCGATCATAAACCCTGACATAAAAGAACAAGCCAATAAGCCGATAACAGTTGAAGACAAGGATAAATTTAGAGTAGTTTTGCCTCAAGAAGAAGAACTTCCTAGCACTGAAGAAGAGATTGACGATATTTTTCACATAGAAGCACAACATTTTACTCCAAATAAAATTTTTAGGATAAAAGAGTTGAAACTAAACGTAAGTTCTACGCCAATCAGCGCCACAAAAAGAATGGAAATTATAAGAAAAGCCGATAGGCAAGAGCCAGTAAGACTAAAAATAAAACTTATAAAAAATGCAAAAACTGGAGGCATAGAGGAAGCTTTAATTCTAGATGTCATCAATTAACTTCTTGGCTATCCTAGCGATAGCCTTTCCACTTCTTGCAAATCCCGCTAAAGT
This is a stretch of genomic DNA from Campylobacter sp. RM6914. It encodes these proteins:
- a CDS encoding DUF6475 domain-containing protein, yielding MTIQEFYGVFMPVVEYYKADLSKAVIALYFEDLGHLEASELKRGLRELRQSRKYSNMPTIAEIIEAVEGDFESKAQLALDDLIYAINKYGPDRSVCFSDNAIMSVVKAAGGWEAVGNLKGKEWEDFKKWEFKKLYKTYSKPNQTAPAYLIGKHERENSFSNQSGKFDKVYFIGMDKEPIPALEFKEGLAKISPTNKLLAGINKAAV
- a CDS encoding helix-turn-helix domain-containing protein; protein product: MSDDLQNGYAICFNSWLFDDKIQNELRLLLLISSLSAKNGYCHASNEYLGEKLGKSADTISAGITKLKKYGYIETEVEKFGAVITNRKIRILALEKANQSPTENLPFANGIDEKSDINSADLPFANGKNTVANGKNRDSERKICRPPYNVCARMNNTSSENYKPLKIQALNSTPLPPTQVLPDFLDPALWEQYLAYKKERKEKLSKQGIEMKFSEWSRWHSEGIDVNACIREAMANEWQGVFKPKTQGGSGRNVPNNATTNPHGLNQGTLNTMRAFDELAKDMIANGQGHLVGDFK
- a CDS encoding XRE family transcriptional regulator, producing MKTFALKIEEVLKDKNINTVQLAEKLGVSQSLVSQWLSGEKRTRKFLKPLADFSGRPIEYFLDDNIETVEQLKSEIKDDNDTVYVPFFKDGVVSAGFGAENDDLGEPDLLPFKPEDLRIMFNVSPKAKIGIIPCFGNSMEPTIMESDLVVFCHDGQEAIEGAIYVCRYDNELLVKRFKKRPYFALISDNRDYEPIKIEELLTVEIIGRVVGSYSINSKRF